A stretch of the Mycolicibacterium celeriflavum genome encodes the following:
- the egtE gene encoding ergothioneine biosynthesis PLP-dependent enzyme EgtE has product MSLAEQWRSARPAVAGLHLDSAACSRQSFAAMDAAAQHARHEAEVGAYVAAEAATPVLDAGRAAIGVLTGLSGSDVVFTTGANNALDLLLSAWRGPRTLACLPGEYGPNLAIMAANGFDVRPLPADGDGRLDVEAAARLLAENPPALVHLTALGSHRGTAQPLAALTQICRDLDVALVVDAAQALGHLDCAVAPSAIYGSSRKWLAGPRGVGFLAIAPALAEQLRPRLPPPDWNLPLTLMQRLEQGEANVAARVGFSVAVGEYLAAGPVRVRERLAEVGRMTREAVAGTRGWRVVEATDEPTAVTTLAPTAGADPQKVRAWLIAERGIVTTHAEVLRAPFEMTTPVLRASPHVDATPEDLGQFAEALATATEKA; this is encoded by the coding sequence ATGAGCCTCGCCGAACAGTGGCGGTCCGCGCGACCGGCCGTCGCAGGGCTGCATCTCGACAGCGCGGCCTGCTCACGCCAGAGCTTCGCGGCGATGGACGCCGCCGCGCAGCACGCCCGGCACGAAGCCGAGGTCGGCGCGTACGTCGCCGCCGAAGCGGCCACGCCGGTACTGGACGCGGGGCGCGCGGCCATCGGCGTGCTCACCGGGCTCAGCGGCAGCGATGTCGTGTTCACGACCGGCGCCAACAATGCGCTGGACCTGCTGCTGTCCGCCTGGCGCGGCCCGCGCACCCTGGCCTGCTTGCCGGGCGAGTACGGACCGAACCTGGCCATCATGGCCGCCAACGGTTTCGACGTCCGCCCGTTACCGGCCGACGGGGACGGCCGCCTCGACGTCGAGGCCGCCGCGCGTCTGCTCGCCGAGAACCCGCCCGCCCTGGTGCATCTCACGGCACTGGGCAGCCACCGCGGCACCGCCCAACCGCTCGCCGCATTGACGCAGATATGCCGTGACCTCGACGTGGCGCTGGTGGTCGACGCCGCGCAGGCGCTCGGCCATCTCGACTGCGCGGTCGCGCCGTCGGCGATCTACGGTTCGTCACGCAAATGGCTCGCCGGTCCACGCGGAGTGGGCTTTCTGGCGATTGCGCCGGCGCTGGCCGAACAGCTGCGGCCGCGGTTGCCGCCGCCGGACTGGAATCTGCCCTTGACGCTGATGCAGCGGCTCGAACAGGGAGAGGCGAATGTCGCCGCCCGCGTGGGGTTTTCCGTCGCGGTCGGTGAGTATCTGGCCGCGGGACCCGTTCGCGTGCGTGAACGCCTGGCCGAAGTCGGCCGGATGACACGCGAGGCGGTGGCCGGCACCCGCGGCTGGCGCGTGGTCGAGGCGACCGACGAGCCGACGGCCGTCACCACGCTGGCGCCGACGGCAGGCGCCGACCCCCAGAAGGTACGAGCCTGGCTGATTGCCGAGCGCGGCATCGTCACCACCCACGCCGAAGTGTTGCGCGCTCCGTTCGAGATGACGACGCCGGTGCTGCGGGCGTCGCCACACGTCGATGCGACGCCAGAAGACCTCGGGCAGTTCGCCGAAGCGCTGGCGACCGCGACCGAGAAGGCCTAG
- a CDS encoding glutamate--cysteine ligase, with protein MGEEVKGTGYSGAHRREYRRKVQQCLDVFETMLAQSSFEFERPLTGMEIECNLVDSAYQPAMSNQEVLQAIADPAYQTELGAYNIEFNVPPRRLPGRAALELETEVRASLNAAETKANRHDAHIVMIGILPTLLPEHLAGHWMSESTRYQALNDSIFTARGEDILIDIVGPERLSLQTASIAPESACTSMQLHLQVSPADFAQNWNAAQVLAGPQLALGANSPYFFGHELWAETRIELFAQATDTRPDELKAQGVRPRVWFGERWITSIFDLFEENVRYFPSLLPELSDEDPVRELAEGRTPKLAELRLHNGTIYRWNRPVYDVVHGRPHLRVENRVLPAGPTVVDMMANAAFYYGTLRTLSEEDRPLWTKMSFPAAQHNFVQAAQHGIDARLYWPGLGEVTADELVLRQLLPMADEGLRRWEVAAEVRDRYLGVIEGRAKTGRNGATWQVSTVRALQERGMARPAALAEMLRRYGTRMHSNEPVHTWDEGFEDQVD; from the coding sequence GTGGGTGAGGAAGTGAAGGGTACCGGCTACAGCGGCGCGCACCGCCGGGAGTACCGCCGCAAGGTGCAGCAGTGCCTCGACGTCTTCGAGACCATGCTCGCCCAGTCGAGCTTCGAATTCGAACGGCCGCTGACCGGCATGGAGATCGAGTGCAATCTGGTCGACTCGGCGTATCAGCCCGCGATGAGCAACCAGGAGGTGTTGCAGGCGATCGCCGATCCGGCCTATCAAACCGAATTGGGCGCCTACAACATCGAATTCAACGTGCCGCCGCGCCGGCTGCCCGGACGGGCTGCGCTCGAACTGGAAACCGAGGTGCGCGCGAGCCTCAACGCGGCCGAGACGAAGGCCAACCGGCACGACGCACACATCGTGATGATCGGGATTCTGCCAACGCTGCTACCCGAGCACCTGGCAGGCCACTGGATGAGCGAGTCGACGCGGTATCAGGCGCTCAACGACTCGATCTTCACCGCACGCGGCGAGGACATTCTGATCGACATCGTCGGACCGGAACGACTGAGCCTGCAAACCGCCTCGATCGCGCCGGAGTCCGCGTGCACGAGCATGCAACTGCACCTTCAGGTGTCGCCCGCCGACTTCGCGCAGAATTGGAACGCCGCCCAGGTGCTGGCGGGGCCGCAGCTCGCGCTGGGCGCCAACTCGCCGTACTTCTTCGGCCACGAACTGTGGGCCGAGACCCGCATCGAGCTCTTCGCCCAGGCTACCGACACCCGGCCCGACGAGCTAAAGGCGCAGGGCGTCCGGCCCCGCGTTTGGTTCGGCGAACGCTGGATCACCTCGATCTTCGATCTGTTCGAGGAGAACGTGCGCTACTTCCCGTCGCTGCTGCCGGAACTGTCCGACGAGGATCCGGTCCGCGAGCTCGCCGAGGGCCGGACTCCGAAGCTGGCCGAGCTGCGGCTGCACAACGGCACCATCTATCGGTGGAACCGGCCGGTGTACGACGTCGTGCACGGCCGTCCGCACCTGCGGGTGGAGAACCGGGTGTTGCCCGCGGGTCCGACCGTGGTGGACATGATGGCCAACGCCGCGTTCTACTACGGCACGCTAAGGACGCTGTCCGAGGAGGACCGGCCGTTGTGGACCAAGATGAGTTTCCCTGCGGCGCAGCACAACTTCGTGCAAGCCGCGCAACACGGAATAGACGCCCGGCTGTACTGGCCCGGCCTGGGCGAGGTGACGGCGGACGAGTTGGTGCTGCGCCAGTTGTTGCCGATGGCCGACGAGGGCCTGCGCCGTTGGGAGGTGGCGGCCGAGGTGCGCGACCGGTATCTCGGAGTGATCGAGGGCCGCGCCAAGACCGGTCGCAACGGCGCCACGTGGCAGGTCTCGACGGTGCGGGCGCTGCAGGAACGGGGTATGGCGCGGCCCGCCGCGCTCGCGGAGATGCTGCGCCGGTACGGGACGCGGATGCACAGCAACGAACCCGTGCACACCTGGGATGAGGGTTTCGAGGACCAGGTGGACTAG
- a CDS encoding MBL fold metallo-hydrolase, with product MDVTVTFIGNATTLISGGGVVLLTDPNFLHQGQHAYLGYGLLSKRRKGPALDIDQLPALDGVVLSHMHGDHWDRVSQRRLDHALPIVTTPHAAKRLAHRGFGRVVALDTWQHHVFVKGTTQVTVTSLPGRHAPTPIDRLLPPVMGSMVEFSDGTARRRLYISGDTLLVDELGDIPVRFESIDIGILHLGGTRLPFGRHVPFGLTVTMDGRQGADVVELLDLPRMIPVHFDDYGVFASPLSDFLDEMKRRGMGDRIIELERGSSVTV from the coding sequence ATGGACGTCACGGTCACCTTCATCGGCAATGCCACCACCTTGATTTCCGGCGGCGGAGTCGTCCTGTTGACGGACCCGAATTTCCTGCACCAAGGCCAGCACGCCTACCTGGGCTACGGGCTGCTGTCCAAGCGGCGCAAAGGACCGGCGCTCGACATCGACCAGTTGCCGGCGCTCGACGGGGTGGTGCTGTCGCACATGCACGGCGACCACTGGGACCGGGTTTCGCAGCGCCGCCTCGACCACGCGTTGCCGATCGTGACCACGCCACACGCGGCGAAACGGCTGGCTCACCGCGGGTTCGGCCGCGTTGTGGCGCTGGACACCTGGCAACATCACGTCTTCGTCAAGGGCACGACGCAAGTCACCGTCACCTCACTGCCCGGCCGGCATGCCCCCACCCCGATCGACCGCTTGCTGCCGCCGGTGATGGGCAGCATGGTCGAGTTCTCCGACGGAACGGCGCGGCGACGGCTCTACATTTCCGGAGACACCCTGCTGGTCGACGAATTAGGCGACATACCAGTGCGATTCGAATCGATCGACATCGGCATACTGCACCTGGGCGGTACTCGACTGCCCTTCGGCAGGCACGTGCCGTTCGGGCTGACGGTGACGATGGACGGTCGACAGGGCGCCGACGTCGTCGAGTTGCTAGACCTGCCCAGGATGATCCCGGTGCACTTCGACGACTACGGGGTGTTCGCCTCCCCACTGTCGGACTTCCTCGACGAGATGAAGCGGCGTGGGATGGGCGACCGGATCATCGAATTGGAACGCGGTTCGTCTGTCACGGTCTGA
- a CDS encoding acyltransferase family protein → MSGPWSGDDQGGLEQVSTVDRVASLTGIRAVAALLVMGTHAAYGTGAYNRGYLGLTFARMEIGVAIFFVLSGFLLFGSWVRATATGSPPPSVRRYARSRVRRIMPAYAVTVLLAYIVYEFRPINPNPGHNWHGLVRNLTLTQIYSGNYLTTYLHQGLTQMWSLAVEVAFYAVLPVLAYLLLAVLCRRRWRPGVLLAGLTAAGALSPLWLIVMHTTDWLPNGAGLWLPHYLVWFVGGMALAVLAHNNVRCYAIAVLPVALVVYLVVATPIAGRTDVPALDLGQDLVKVMFYAAIATLVVAPLALGDTGWYSRLLSSRPMVWLGEISYEVFLLHVLVMEIALVSVLRWQVYTGSVVVLFVVTLMLTIPAAWLLHRLTRPRRRV, encoded by the coding sequence GTGTCAGGTCCATGGTCGGGCGACGACCAGGGTGGCCTCGAACAGGTTTCGACGGTCGATCGGGTCGCGTCGCTCACAGGGATCCGGGCTGTCGCGGCGCTGCTCGTCATGGGCACCCACGCCGCCTACGGCACGGGCGCCTACAACCGCGGCTATCTCGGGTTGACGTTCGCGCGCATGGAAATCGGTGTCGCGATCTTCTTCGTGCTCTCGGGCTTTCTGTTGTTCGGTTCGTGGGTGCGGGCCACGGCGACCGGAAGCCCACCGCCGAGCGTGCGCCGTTATGCCCGTAGCCGGGTGCGCCGCATCATGCCCGCCTACGCGGTGACGGTGTTGCTGGCCTACATCGTCTACGAGTTCCGCCCGATCAACCCGAACCCGGGCCACAACTGGCACGGGTTGGTGCGCAACCTCACGCTCACGCAGATCTACAGCGGCAACTACCTCACGACGTACCTGCACCAGGGCCTCACCCAGATGTGGAGCCTCGCGGTCGAGGTGGCGTTCTACGCCGTGCTGCCCGTGCTCGCGTATCTGCTGCTCGCCGTGCTGTGCCGGCGCCGCTGGCGACCGGGCGTGCTGCTGGCCGGCCTGACCGCCGCCGGTGCGCTGAGCCCCCTGTGGCTCATCGTCATGCATACGACCGACTGGTTGCCGAACGGTGCCGGGCTGTGGCTGCCGCACTACCTCGTGTGGTTCGTCGGGGGGATGGCGCTTGCGGTCCTGGCGCACAACAACGTTCGGTGCTACGCAATCGCAGTGCTGCCGGTCGCGCTGGTCGTCTATCTGGTGGTGGCCACCCCGATCGCCGGGCGGACCGACGTCCCGGCGCTCGACCTCGGTCAGGATCTGGTCAAGGTGATGTTCTACGCGGCGATCGCCACGCTCGTCGTCGCACCGCTGGCGCTCGGAGACACCGGCTGGTACTCGCGGTTGTTGAGCAGCAGACCGATGGTGTGGCTGGGCGAGATCTCCTACGAGGTCTTCCTGTTGCACGTGCTCGTGATGGAGATTGCGCTGGTGTCGGTGTTGCGCTGGCAGGTGTACACCGGTTCGGTGGTGGTGCTGTTCGTGGTGACGCTGATGCTCACGATCCCCGCCGCGTGGCTGCTGCACCGGCTCACCCGCCCTCGCCGCAGGGTTTGA
- a CDS encoding class I SAM-dependent methyltransferase, with protein sequence MDYMTGPLADIDRMPRGGPDASCLDRLLETDRLEYLDRDSDRPADVARKRSVIRALEWAGERFGTTEKFAEIALAEVADVADPKILELGAGHGGLSRKLLDWHPTAHLTTTDVEAASVEAMADSDLGRHPRATVRQMDATAIDAPDGQFDLAVFALSFHHLPPSTAARAIAEGTRVAGKLLIIDLPRPPSPLHLLRLATMLPFAPVFPFAHDGVISSLRTYSPSALRALAAHARPGIELQLRGGLMSPQVVVARC encoded by the coding sequence ATGGACTACATGACCGGACCGCTCGCCGACATTGACCGCATGCCACGCGGCGGACCCGACGCCTCGTGCCTGGACCGGCTACTCGAAACCGACCGGCTCGAATACCTGGACCGCGACTCGGACCGTCCTGCCGACGTCGCCCGCAAGCGCAGCGTGATTCGCGCGCTGGAATGGGCCGGCGAGCGGTTCGGCACCACCGAGAAGTTCGCCGAGATCGCGCTCGCCGAGGTTGCCGACGTCGCCGATCCGAAGATCCTCGAACTCGGTGCGGGGCACGGCGGTTTGTCGCGCAAGCTGCTCGACTGGCATCCGACCGCGCACCTGACGACCACCGACGTGGAAGCCGCCTCCGTCGAGGCGATGGCCGACAGCGACCTGGGCCGGCACCCCCGGGCAACGGTCCGGCAGATGGACGCCACCGCGATCGACGCCCCGGACGGCCAGTTCGACCTGGCGGTGTTCGCGCTGTCCTTCCACCACCTACCGCCGTCGACCGCCGCACGGGCGATCGCCGAGGGCACCCGGGTGGCCGGCAAGCTGCTGATCATCGACCTTCCTCGGCCACCGTCGCCACTTCATCTGCTGCGCCTGGCGACCATGCTTCCGTTCGCTCCGGTGTTCCCGTTCGCACATGACGGCGTCATCAGCTCGCTGCGCACCTACAGCCCGTCGGCGCTGCGGGCGCTGGCCGCACATGCCCGTCCCGGCATCGAACTTCAGTTGCGCGGCGGGTTGATGAGCCCTCAGGTGGTGGTCGCGCGTTGCTGA
- the glpK gene encoding glycerol kinase GlpK — MPAEFVAAIDQGTTSTRCMIFDHAGAEVGRHQLEHEQILPKAGWVEHNPVEIWERTASVIMSALNKTNLAATDLAALGITNQRETALVWSKRTGRPYYNAIVWQDTRTDRIASALDRDGRGEVIRRKAGLPPATYFSGGKVQWILENVDGVREAAENGDAIFGTPDTWVLWNLTGGPRGGAHVTDVTNASRTMLMNLETLDWDDELLSFFGIPRQMLPEIKPSSYPQSYGITRDDGPVGGQVPLTGILGDQQAAMVGQVCLDAGEAKNTYGTGNFLLLNTGEKIVRSENGLLTTLCYQFADAKPVYALEGSIAVTGSAVQWLRDQLGIISGAAQSEALARQVEDNGGVYFVPAFSGLFAPYWRSDARGAIVGLSRYNTNAHLARATLEAICYQSRDVVDAMEADSGVHMEVLKVDGGITANDLCMQIQADVLGVDVVKPVVAETTALGAAYAAGLAVGFWENADDLRSNWQEGKRWTPSWSDEQREFAYAGWQKAVQRTLDWVDVE, encoded by the coding sequence ATGCCAGCCGAATTCGTCGCCGCGATCGACCAGGGCACCACGAGCACGCGGTGCATGATCTTCGACCACGCCGGCGCCGAGGTCGGCCGCCATCAACTCGAACACGAGCAGATCCTGCCGAAGGCGGGCTGGGTCGAACACAACCCGGTCGAGATCTGGGAGCGCACCGCGTCGGTCATCATGTCGGCGCTGAACAAGACGAACCTGGCGGCAACCGACCTGGCCGCGTTGGGCATCACCAACCAGCGGGAGACGGCGCTGGTCTGGAGCAAGCGGACGGGACGGCCGTACTACAACGCGATCGTGTGGCAGGACACCCGCACCGACCGCATCGCCTCGGCGCTGGACCGTGACGGCCGCGGCGAGGTGATCCGCCGCAAGGCCGGCCTGCCGCCGGCGACCTATTTCTCGGGCGGCAAGGTGCAGTGGATCCTGGAGAACGTCGACGGCGTCCGGGAGGCCGCCGAGAACGGCGACGCGATCTTCGGCACGCCCGACACGTGGGTGTTGTGGAATCTGACCGGTGGCCCGCGCGGCGGTGCGCACGTCACCGATGTCACCAACGCCAGCCGCACCATGCTGATGAACCTGGAGACGCTGGATTGGGACGATGAACTGTTGTCGTTCTTCGGGATTCCGCGGCAGATGCTGCCTGAGATCAAGCCGTCGTCGTATCCGCAGTCGTACGGCATCACCCGCGACGACGGGCCGGTCGGCGGTCAGGTGCCGCTGACGGGGATCCTGGGCGACCAGCAGGCGGCGATGGTCGGGCAGGTGTGCCTCGATGCCGGTGAGGCCAAGAACACCTACGGGACAGGCAATTTCCTGTTGCTGAACACCGGTGAGAAGATCGTGCGTTCGGAGAACGGCTTGCTGACGACGCTGTGCTACCAGTTCGCGGACGCGAAACCCGTTTACGCGCTGGAGGGCTCGATCGCGGTCACCGGTTCGGCCGTGCAGTGGCTGCGCGACCAGCTGGGCATCATCAGCGGCGCGGCGCAGAGCGAGGCGCTGGCTCGCCAGGTCGAGGACAACGGCGGCGTGTACTTCGTGCCCGCATTCTCGGGATTGTTTGCGCCGTACTGGCGTTCGGATGCCCGCGGCGCGATCGTCGGGCTGTCGCGGTACAACACCAACGCTCATCTTGCGCGCGCGACGCTCGAGGCGATCTGCTACCAGAGCCGCGACGTCGTCGACGCGATGGAGGCCGACTCCGGCGTGCATATGGAGGTGCTCAAGGTCGACGGCGGCATCACCGCCAACGATCTGTGCATGCAGATTCAGGCCGATGTCCTCGGCGTCGACGTCGTCAAGCCGGTCGTCGCCGAGACCACCGCGCTGGGTGCGGCATACGCCGCCGGTCTCGCGGTCGGGTTCTGGGAGAACGCCGACGACCTGCGGTCCAACTGGCAGGAGGGCAAGCGCTGGACGCCGTCGTGGAGCGACGAGCAGCGCGAGTTCGCCTACGCCGGTTGGCAGAAGGCGGTACAGCGCACCCTCGACTGGGTCGACGTCGAGTGA
- a CDS encoding PadR family transcriptional regulator, with product MTDPFTPPPGGFGFTPLDRRALHQQRRQARREFRENLREQFRQHDSGPGFGGPPGFNAGRGGFEFGFDPRGGFGFRPGFGPGFGPGGLHRGRRRGRGRRGDVRAAILKLLAERPMHGYEMIQEIAERSQNLWRPSPGSVYPTLQLLVDEGLIVATESDGSKKLFDLTDDGRTAVEKIDTAPWEEIADNVDPSHVNLQSAVAQLMGAVAQAAYATGEEQQQRIVDIVNNARREIYGILGESE from the coding sequence ATGACAGACCCCTTCACGCCGCCGCCCGGCGGCTTCGGCTTCACCCCACTGGACCGGCGCGCGCTGCATCAGCAGCGGCGGCAGGCCCGGCGCGAGTTCCGCGAGAACCTGCGCGAACAATTCCGCCAGCACGACAGCGGGCCCGGCTTCGGCGGCCCACCCGGGTTCAATGCCGGTCGCGGGGGCTTCGAGTTCGGCTTCGACCCGCGCGGCGGATTCGGCTTCCGCCCTGGCTTCGGTCCGGGTTTCGGCCCCGGCGGGCTGCACCGCGGCCGCCGTCGCGGCCGTGGCCGTCGCGGCGATGTGCGTGCGGCGATCCTCAAACTGCTCGCCGAACGGCCCATGCACGGCTACGAGATGATCCAGGAGATCGCCGAGCGCAGCCAGAACCTGTGGCGGCCGAGCCCCGGATCGGTGTATCCCACGCTGCAGCTGCTGGTCGACGAGGGACTCATCGTGGCGACCGAAAGTGACGGCAGCAAGAAGCTTTTCGACCTCACCGACGACGGACGCACTGCGGTGGAGAAGATCGATACCGCGCCGTGGGAGGAGATCGCCGACAACGTCGACCCGAGCCACGTCAACCTGCAGAGCGCGGTCGCGCAGCTGATGGGCGCCGTCGCGCAGGCGGCCTACGCCACCGGCGAGGAGCAGCAACAGCGGATCGTCGACATCGTCAACAACGCCCGCCGCGAGATCTACGGCATCCTCGGCGAGTCCGAATAG
- a CDS encoding PadR family transcriptional regulator encodes MSLRIAALGLLAQQPGSGYDLLKHFEKSMANVWPATQSQLYGELNKLADAGLIEVSATGPRGRKEYRITDAGRAELRRWIVNPQDDPPFRSPALLRIFLLGETTHEQAREHLTAMAERADAEGIRLEKLRDSIAWDDRDELFYGRAALEYGLRLNAMEAEWARSVIAGIDDRDRRHNVASR; translated from the coding sequence ATGAGCTTGCGAATCGCGGCGCTGGGACTCCTCGCCCAACAACCGGGCAGCGGATACGACCTGCTCAAGCACTTCGAAAAGTCGATGGCCAACGTGTGGCCGGCCACCCAGAGCCAGTTGTACGGCGAGCTGAACAAGCTGGCCGACGCCGGGTTGATCGAAGTGTCGGCCACCGGTCCGCGCGGCCGCAAGGAGTACCGCATAACCGACGCCGGCCGGGCAGAGTTGCGGCGGTGGATCGTCAATCCGCAGGATGATCCGCCATTTCGCAGCCCCGCGCTCCTGCGCATCTTCCTGCTCGGCGAAACCACTCATGAGCAGGCGCGCGAGCACCTGACGGCGATGGCCGAGCGCGCCGACGCCGAAGGCATCCGGCTCGAGAAGCTGCGCGACTCGATCGCCTGGGACGACCGTGACGAGCTGTTCTACGGCCGAGCGGCGCTCGAATACGGGCTGCGGCTGAATGCGATGGAAGCGGAGTGGGCGCGATCGGTGATCGCGGGAATCGACGACCGGGACCGACGCCACAACGTGGCATCACGATAG
- a CDS encoding carotenoid oxygenase family protein, which yields MTETTDSTLFGADDFFRRGNYAPVADELTEYDLPVHGAIPPELDGWYLRNGPNPRQASAHWFTGDGMIHGVRIEGGRAKWYRNRWVRTDSFISDFPLYNADGTRNLRASVANTHVVNHAGRTLALVESSLPYEINNDLETLGAYDFGGKLVDSMTAHPKICPTTGELHFFGYGNIFAPHVTYHRADATGELTVNRPLDVPALTMMHDFALTASYVVFMDLPIVFDLDIAMKAESDMPYRWDDDYGARLGLLRRDDPFGEVRWFEIDPCYVFHVANAYDSEDSVVLQAVRYPELWRGTGGFEADGVLWSWTIDPATGTVTERQFDDRAVEFPRIDDRLATLPARYAIAVGDGRLVRYELSTGAAVEHTFGTAEAPGGPGEAVFVPSTFGPADESSGWYLGYVYDSVRDGSDLVIIDASDFSGPPVARIELPQRVPYGFHGNWIAG from the coding sequence ATGACCGAGACCACCGACTCGACACTTTTCGGGGCCGACGACTTCTTCCGGCGCGGCAACTACGCCCCGGTCGCCGACGAACTGACCGAATACGACCTTCCGGTGCACGGCGCGATACCGCCCGAACTCGACGGCTGGTATCTGCGCAACGGGCCCAATCCGCGGCAAGCCTCAGCGCACTGGTTCACCGGTGACGGCATGATCCACGGCGTCCGCATCGAGGGTGGCCGGGCCAAGTGGTACCGCAACCGGTGGGTGCGGACCGACAGTTTCATCTCCGACTTTCCGCTCTACAACGCCGACGGCACCCGCAACCTGCGCGCCAGCGTCGCCAACACCCACGTCGTCAACCACGCGGGCAGGACACTCGCGCTCGTCGAGTCGTCACTGCCCTACGAGATCAACAACGATCTGGAGACGTTGGGCGCCTACGATTTCGGGGGCAAACTCGTCGACTCCATGACGGCTCATCCCAAGATCTGCCCGACGACCGGCGAGTTGCACTTCTTCGGTTACGGCAACATCTTCGCCCCGCACGTGACGTATCACCGCGCCGATGCCACCGGCGAGTTGACCGTCAACCGGCCGCTCGACGTTCCGGCGCTGACGATGATGCATGACTTCGCGTTGACCGCGTCGTACGTCGTCTTCATGGACCTGCCCATCGTGTTCGACCTCGACATCGCCATGAAGGCCGAAAGTGACATGCCGTACCGCTGGGACGATGACTACGGCGCCCGGTTGGGCCTGCTGCGCCGCGACGACCCGTTCGGGGAAGTGCGGTGGTTCGAGATCGACCCGTGCTACGTGTTCCACGTCGCGAATGCGTACGACAGCGAGGATTCCGTTGTGCTGCAGGCAGTTCGCTATCCCGAGCTGTGGCGGGGCACCGGCGGTTTCGAGGCCGACGGCGTGTTGTGGAGTTGGACGATCGATCCGGCCACGGGCACCGTCACCGAACGTCAGTTCGACGACCGCGCGGTCGAGTTCCCGCGCATCGACGATCGGTTGGCCACCCTGCCGGCCCGATACGCCATCGCGGTCGGTGACGGCCGACTCGTGCGCTACGAGCTGTCGACCGGCGCGGCGGTGGAGCACACCTTCGGTACCGCGGAAGCCCCTGGCGGGCCCGGCGAGGCGGTGTTCGTCCCGTCGACGTTCGGGCCGGCCGACGAGAGCAGCGGGTGGTACCTCGGCTATGTCTACGATTCGGTGCGCGACGGCAGCGACCTCGTGATCATCGACGCGTCGGACTTCTCGGGTCCGCCGGTCGCGAGAATTGAGCTACCGCAACGGGTCCCCTACGGCTTCCACGGCAACTGGATCGCCGGTTGA
- a CDS encoding TetR/AcrR family transcriptional regulator, protein MTEALGRSARKRASILSAGRALFLGNGYQGTSMDQVAATAEVSKQTVYKHFGDKQELLLAIVDDALERTVAPFADRIEALAETSDLEADLTVLAGDYLRAVLQEPVVQLRRLIIGEANRSPALARLYYERAPARTLAAYAASFGHLHDRGLLHAPEPVLAAEHFAFLIVGRCIDQALFHGGPDVLQTIDVDQHVAAGIAVFLAGYRASAG, encoded by the coding sequence ATGACGGAGGCACTCGGCCGGTCGGCCCGCAAGCGCGCATCGATCCTGTCCGCGGGGCGTGCGCTCTTTCTGGGCAACGGTTACCAGGGCACCAGCATGGATCAGGTGGCCGCGACGGCCGAGGTGTCCAAGCAGACGGTGTACAAGCACTTCGGCGACAAGCAGGAACTGCTTCTCGCGATCGTCGACGACGCTCTCGAGCGCACGGTCGCCCCGTTTGCCGACCGCATCGAGGCGCTGGCCGAGACCTCCGATCTCGAGGCGGACCTGACCGTTCTTGCGGGTGACTATCTGCGGGCGGTCCTGCAGGAACCGGTCGTGCAGTTGCGCCGACTCATCATCGGCGAGGCCAATCGATCGCCGGCGCTGGCGCGGTTGTACTACGAGCGCGCGCCTGCCCGAACGCTGGCCGCCTACGCCGCCTCCTTCGGTCACCTGCACGACCGCGGTCTGCTTCACGCGCCCGAACCCGTCTTGGCCGCCGAACATTTCGCGTTTCTGATCGTCGGCCGGTGCATCGACCAGGCGCTGTTTCACGGCGGGCCCGATGTGCTCCAGACAATCGACGTCGACCAGCACGTCGCCGCCGGTATCGCCGTCTTCCTGGCCGGCTACCGCGCATCCGCGGGATAG